The proteins below are encoded in one region of Peromyscus eremicus chromosome 10, PerEre_H2_v1, whole genome shotgun sequence:
- the Znf644 gene encoding zinc finger protein 644 isoform X4 — protein sequence MKLFLHRDVNKPKFRLNVLNDLAINMDDLKINTDITGAKEELQDDSNFISEKDSGVHKPKDCQTSFQKNNSLTLSEELSEDKSEKALSGGQSTLFIPAGAPAVSSENFTLPTGAVVNGPVSRSSLTKTSNMNEGSVSLTTGQPVDQPATESCSTLKAAADLQLSAPQKASQHQVLFLLSDVAHTKNTAHSIKKLPTSALVGCDVPNSVGSSMKSESTLLNQVEVGEGNEDVLVKDDCVNTLAGISSGTDEFRPENDTNWDPQKEFIQFLMTNEETVDKPPVLPKVVGLEKKRKRKMDVSKITRYTEGCFSDSNRVSNKSKVIEVDFLGQNEEGQAIDSQKYTLSKVKPESADEDLESVDTFQHLVYNSDKCGEDDSPAQTRTFISNTLKKKCEESDCESSAPFSTEEPSFYPCTKCNVNFREKKHLHRHMMYHLDGNSHFRHLNVPRPYACRECGRTFRDRNSLLKHMIIHQERRQKLMEEIRELKELQDEGRSARLQCPQCVFGTNCPKTFVQHAKTHEKDKRYYCCEECNFMAVTENELECHRGIAHGAAVKCPIVSSDVTQRKTQKKTLMKDSVTGSSKKSATYLCKMCPFTTSARSILKKHMEYLHSPSCVDSLNPLGLDKRKSDILEESVDVDCTKPLVKQQSATFPKNSALKQDVKRTFASSSQSSNLSKFHKRPHRIQKARKSIAQSGVNACNQNSSPHKNVTVKSSTDQKPKYFHQAAKEKSNARANSSYLYRHKYENYRMIKKSDPHNPDTKRPDHKRVAVKRVVKASKKESSGGEDLDSYPDFLHKMTVVVLQKLNSAEKKDSYETEDDSSWDNVELGDYTTQAMERDAYGGLSQEHVNLLPLFKSKMESQGPGDSAALSYNQNDGFYFEYYEDGGTNSFLHEIHDPQHLENAETPLSKHNSVFHWTDLSLEKKSCPYCPATFETGVGLSNHVRGHLHRAGLSYEARHVVSPEQIATSDKMQHFKRTGAATPVKRVRKAVEKAETTSEHTCQLCGGWFDTKIGLSNHVRGHLKRLGKTKWDAHKSPICVLNEMMQNEEKYEKILKALNSRRIIPRPFVAQKLTSGDDFLSQNVLPLDEYRNGLKTEALSVSASEEEGLSFLNECDETKPELPSGKKNQSLTLIELLRNKRMGEERNSALSPQKIHNQTARKRFVQKCVLPLHEDSPLMYQPQKMDLTMHSALDCKQKKSRSRSGSKKKMLTLPHGADEVYILRCRFCGLVFRGPLSVQEDWIKHLQRHIVNANLPRTGAGMVEVTSLLKKPASITETSFSLLMAEAAS from the exons aCTAAATGTGTTAAATGATCTTGCCATCAATATGGATGATTTGAAGATAAACACCGATATTACTGGTGCTAAAGAAGAACTCCAAGATGACAGCAATTTTATCTCAGAGAAAGACAGTGGAGTTCATAAACCAAAAGATTGTCAGACATCATTTCAGAAAAACAATTCATTGACTCTGTCTGAAGAATTGTCAGAGGATAAATCAGAAAAAGCCTTAAGTGGAGGCCAGTCTACTTTGTTTATACCTGCCGGCGCTCCTGCTGTTTCTAGTGAAAACTTTACCTTGCCTACAGGAGCTGTCGTTAATGGACCAGTTTCACGCTCCTCCTTAACAAAGACTTCCAATATGAATGAAGGTAGTGTTTCATTAACCACTGGACAGCCTGTGGATCAGCCAGCAACAGAATCTTGTTCAACGTTGAAGGCAGCAGCTGATCTTCAGCTGTCTGCACCACAAAAAGCAAGTCAACACCAAGTTCTGTTTTTGTTATCAGATGTAGCACATACTAAGAATACAGCCCATTCCATTAAAAAACTACCTACCTCTGCTTTAGTTGGTTGTGATGTTCCGAATTCAGTAGGGAGTAGTATGAAGTCAGAAAGCACTTTACTAAATCAAGTAGAGGTGGGTGAGGGTAATGAAGATGTATTGGTAAAAGATGATTGTGTCAATACATTAGCAGGAATTTCCTCAGGTACAGATGAATTTAGGCCAGAAAATGATACAAACTGGGATCCCCAAAAAGAGTTCATTCAGTTTCTTATGACTAATGAAGAAACGGTGGATAAACCTCCAGTTCTTCCTAAAGTAGTAGgtctagaaaaaaagagaaagcgaAAAATGGATGTAAGCAAAATAACTCGTTACACAGAGGGTTGTTTTAGTGATTCTAATCGTGTATCCAATAAATCAAAAGTGATAGAAGTCGACTTTCTGGGGCAGAATGAGGAGGGACaagcaatagattcacagaaATACACTTTGTCAAAAGTGAAACCGGAATCTGCTGACGAAGACTTGGAGTCTGTGGATACTTTCCAGCATCTGGTTTATAACTCCGATAAATGTGGAGAAGATGACTCACCTGCTCAGACTCGCACTTTCATTTCAaataccttaaaaaagaaatgtgaagagaGTGATTGTGAGTCCTCCGCTCCTTTCAGTACCGAAGAGCCGTCCTTCTACCCCTGCACGAAGTGCAACGTGAACTTCAGGGAGAAGAAGCACTTGCACAGGCACATGATGTACCACTTGGACGGGAACAGCCACTTCCGCCACCTTAACGTCCCCAGGCCGTATGCCTGCAGAGAGTGCGGACGGACATTCCGAGATCGCAATTCACTGCTGAAGCACATGATCATTCAccaagaaagaagacagaagctGATGGAAGAAATTCGTGAATTGAAAGAACTCCAAGATGAAGGAAGAAGTGCGCGATTACAATGCCCTCAGTGTGTGTTTGGTACCAATTGCCCTAAGACGTTTGTGCAACATGCTAAAACGCATGAGAAAGACAAAaggtactattgctgtgaagagtgtAACTTCATGGCAGTGACAGAAAATGAATTGGAATGCCACCGAGGCATTGCCCATGGAGCAGCAGTGAAATGTCCTATCGTCAGTTCCGATGTAACTCAgaggaaaacacaaaaaaagactTTGATGAAAGACTCTGTTACAGGATCGTCCAAAAAGTCAGCTACATACCTATGTAAAATGTGTCCCTTTACCACTTCAGCCAGAAGTATTTTGAAAAAGCACATGGAGTATTTGCATTCCCCATCATGTGTTGATTCATTGAATCCTCTTGGACTTGACAAAAGAAAAAGTGACATCCTGGAGGAATCTGTAGATGTCGATTGCACTAAGCCATTAGTTAAACAACAGTCAGCCACATTTCCAAAGAACTCTGCTTTAAAACAAGATGTTAAACGAACATTTGCATCAAGCTCACAATCGAGTAATTTATCAAAATTTCATAAGCGGCCACATAGAATACAAAAAGCCCGGAAAAGTATTGCCCAGTCTGGTGTAAATGCATGCAATCAAAACAGCTCTCCTCATAAGAATGTTACGGTTAAAAGCAGCACTGACCAAAAGCCAAAGTATTTCCATcaagcagcaaaagaaaaatctaatgccagggcaaatagcagttatTTATATAGACACAAGTATGAAAACTACAGGATGATCAAAAAATCAG accCTCATAACCCAGACACCAAAAGGCCAGATCACAAGCGTGTAGCCGTAAAAAGAGTAGTTAAGGCTTCCAAGAAGGAAAGTTCTGGTGGAGAAGACTTGGATAGCTATCCTGATTTTCTGCATAAAAtgactgttgttgttttgcaaaaGCTTAATTCTGCTGAGAAGAAGGACAGTTATGAAACAGAAGATGACAGCTCCTGGGACAATGTGGAGCTAGGTGATTACACGACACAGGCCATGGAAAGGGACGCCTACGGAGGCCTCAGTCAGGAGCATGTGAACTTGTTGCCCCTATTTAAAAGCAAGATGGAAAGCCAAGGTCCTGGAGACAGTGCTGCCCTTAGTTACAATCAGAACGATGGCTTTTATTTTGAGTACTATGAAGACGGTGGCACCAATAGCTTTTTACACGAGATACACGATCCTCAGCATTTGGAAAACGCAGAAACGCCTTTGTCAAAGCATAACTCTGTTTTTCATTGGACTGATTTGTCCCTTGAGAAGAAGTCTTGTCCTTATTGCCCAGCAACATTTGAAACAGGTGTTGGGCTGTCCAACCACGTCCGAGGACACCTTCATAGAGCGGGATTAAGCTATGAAGCCCGTCACGTTGTGTCACCAGAACAAATAGCCACAAGTGACAAAATGCAGCATTTCAAAAGGACTGGCGCAGCGACGCCTGTGAAGCGAGTTAGAAAAG CTGTAGAGAAGGCTGAGACTACTTCTGAACACACTTGTCAGCTCTGTGGTGGTTGGTTTGACACAAAGATTGGGTTATCAAATCATGTCAGAGGCCATCTGAAAAGACTTGGGAAAACTAAGTGGGATGCTCACAAATCTCCAATCTGTGTTCTGAATGAGATGATGCAGAATGAAGAGAAGTATGAAAAGATTTTAAAGGCACTGAACAGTCGTCGCATTATTCCCAGACCGTTTGTAGCTCAGAAACTCACATCAGGTGATGACTTCCTGTCTCAGAATGTTTTACCTCTTGATGAATACCGTAATGGCCTAAAGACAGAGGCTCTGTCAGTGTCTGCATCAGAGGAAGAAGGCCTGAGTTTCCTAAATGAATGTGACGAAACAAAACCTGAACTGCCCAGTGGAAAAAAGAACCAGTCTCTTACACTGATAGAACTTCTTAGAAACAAAAGAATGGGTGAAGAAAGGAATTCTGCTCTTTCTCCTCAGAAGATCCATAACCAGACAGCAAGAAAGAGATTTGTCCAGAAATGTGTTCTTCCATTACATGAAGACAGTCCCTTGATGTATCAACCACAAAAAATGGACTTGACTATGCACTCAG ctttagatTGTAAGCAAAAGAAATCAAGGTCAAGATCTGGAAGCAAGAAGAAAATGCTAACATTACCTCATGGTGCTGACGAGGTTTACATTCTCCGATGCAG GTTTTGTGGCCTTGTCTTTCGGGGACCACTGTCTGTTCAGGAAGACTGGATTAAGCATTTACAACGACACATTGTGAACGCTAATCTCCCACGGACTGGAGCCGGCATGGTGGAAGTCACGTCACTACTTAAAAAGCCTGCCTCAATTacagaaacttcattttctttactaaTGGCAGAAGCAGCTTCATAG
- the Znf644 gene encoding zinc finger protein 644 isoform X3: protein MKLFLHRDVNKPKFRLNVLNDLAINMDDLKINTDITGAKEELQDDSNFISEKDSGVHKPKDCQTSFQKNNSLTLSEELSEDKSEKALSGGQSTLFIPAGAPAVSSENFTLPTGAVVNGPVSRSSLTKTSNMNEGSVSLTTGQPVDQPATESCSTLKAAADLQLSAPQKASQHQVLFLLSDVAHTKNTAHSIKKLPTSALVGCDVPNSVGSSMKSESTLLNQVEVGEGNEDVLVKDDCVNTLAGISSGTDEFRPENDTNWDPQKEFIQFLMTNEETVDKPPVLPKVVGLEKKRKRKMDVSKITRYTEGCFSDSNRVSNKSKVIEVDFLGQNEEGQAIDSQKYTLSKVKPESADEDLESVDTFQHLVYNSDKCGEDDSPAQTRTFISNTLKKKCEESDCESSAPFSTEEPSFYPCTKCNVNFREKKHLHRHMMYHLDGNSHFRHLNVPRPYACRECGRTFRDRNSLLKHMIIHQERRQKLMEEIRELKELQDEGRSARLQCPQCVFGTNCPKTFVQHAKTHEKDKRYYCCEECNFMAVTENELECHRGIAHGAAVKCPIVSSDVTQRKTQKKTLMKDSVTGSSKKSATYLCKMCPFTTSARSILKKHMEYLHSPSCVDSLNPLGLDKRKSDILEESVDVDCTKPLVKQQSATFPKNSALKQDVKRTFASSSQSSNLSKFHKRPHRIQKARKSIAQSGVNACNQNSSPHKNVTVKSSTDQKPKYFHQAAKEKSNARANSSYLYRHKYENYRMIKKSGDSYPVPFKKEVNSLNSLHLFSSSSNSHNNFISDPHNPDTKRPDHKRVAVKRVVKASKKESSGGEDLDSYPDFLHKMTVVVLQKLNSAEKKDSYETEDDSSWDNVELGDYTTQAMERDAYGGLSQEHVNLLPLFKSKMESQGPGDSAALSYNQNDGFYFEYYEDGGTNSFLHEIHDPQHLENAETPLSKHNSVFHWTDLSLEKKSCPYCPATFETGVGLSNHVRGHLHRAGLSYEARHVVSPEQIATSDKMQHFKRTGAATPVKRVRKAVEKAETTSEHTCQLCGGWFDTKIGLSNHVRGHLKRLGKTKWDAHKSPICVLNEMMQNEEKYEKILKALNSRRIIPRPFVAQKLTSGDDFLSQNVLPLDEYRNGLKTEALSVSASEEEGLSFLNECDETKPELPSGKKNQSLTLIELLRNKRMGEERNSALSPQKIHNQTARKRFVQKCVLPLHEDSPLMYQPQKMDLTMHSALDCKQKKSRSRSGSKKKMLTLPHGADEVYILRCRFCGLVFRGPLSVQEDWIKHLQRHIVNANLPRTGAGMVEVTSLLKKPASITETSFSLLMAEAAS, encoded by the exons aCTAAATGTGTTAAATGATCTTGCCATCAATATGGATGATTTGAAGATAAACACCGATATTACTGGTGCTAAAGAAGAACTCCAAGATGACAGCAATTTTATCTCAGAGAAAGACAGTGGAGTTCATAAACCAAAAGATTGTCAGACATCATTTCAGAAAAACAATTCATTGACTCTGTCTGAAGAATTGTCAGAGGATAAATCAGAAAAAGCCTTAAGTGGAGGCCAGTCTACTTTGTTTATACCTGCCGGCGCTCCTGCTGTTTCTAGTGAAAACTTTACCTTGCCTACAGGAGCTGTCGTTAATGGACCAGTTTCACGCTCCTCCTTAACAAAGACTTCCAATATGAATGAAGGTAGTGTTTCATTAACCACTGGACAGCCTGTGGATCAGCCAGCAACAGAATCTTGTTCAACGTTGAAGGCAGCAGCTGATCTTCAGCTGTCTGCACCACAAAAAGCAAGTCAACACCAAGTTCTGTTTTTGTTATCAGATGTAGCACATACTAAGAATACAGCCCATTCCATTAAAAAACTACCTACCTCTGCTTTAGTTGGTTGTGATGTTCCGAATTCAGTAGGGAGTAGTATGAAGTCAGAAAGCACTTTACTAAATCAAGTAGAGGTGGGTGAGGGTAATGAAGATGTATTGGTAAAAGATGATTGTGTCAATACATTAGCAGGAATTTCCTCAGGTACAGATGAATTTAGGCCAGAAAATGATACAAACTGGGATCCCCAAAAAGAGTTCATTCAGTTTCTTATGACTAATGAAGAAACGGTGGATAAACCTCCAGTTCTTCCTAAAGTAGTAGgtctagaaaaaaagagaaagcgaAAAATGGATGTAAGCAAAATAACTCGTTACACAGAGGGTTGTTTTAGTGATTCTAATCGTGTATCCAATAAATCAAAAGTGATAGAAGTCGACTTTCTGGGGCAGAATGAGGAGGGACaagcaatagattcacagaaATACACTTTGTCAAAAGTGAAACCGGAATCTGCTGACGAAGACTTGGAGTCTGTGGATACTTTCCAGCATCTGGTTTATAACTCCGATAAATGTGGAGAAGATGACTCACCTGCTCAGACTCGCACTTTCATTTCAaataccttaaaaaagaaatgtgaagagaGTGATTGTGAGTCCTCCGCTCCTTTCAGTACCGAAGAGCCGTCCTTCTACCCCTGCACGAAGTGCAACGTGAACTTCAGGGAGAAGAAGCACTTGCACAGGCACATGATGTACCACTTGGACGGGAACAGCCACTTCCGCCACCTTAACGTCCCCAGGCCGTATGCCTGCAGAGAGTGCGGACGGACATTCCGAGATCGCAATTCACTGCTGAAGCACATGATCATTCAccaagaaagaagacagaagctGATGGAAGAAATTCGTGAATTGAAAGAACTCCAAGATGAAGGAAGAAGTGCGCGATTACAATGCCCTCAGTGTGTGTTTGGTACCAATTGCCCTAAGACGTTTGTGCAACATGCTAAAACGCATGAGAAAGACAAAaggtactattgctgtgaagagtgtAACTTCATGGCAGTGACAGAAAATGAATTGGAATGCCACCGAGGCATTGCCCATGGAGCAGCAGTGAAATGTCCTATCGTCAGTTCCGATGTAACTCAgaggaaaacacaaaaaaagactTTGATGAAAGACTCTGTTACAGGATCGTCCAAAAAGTCAGCTACATACCTATGTAAAATGTGTCCCTTTACCACTTCAGCCAGAAGTATTTTGAAAAAGCACATGGAGTATTTGCATTCCCCATCATGTGTTGATTCATTGAATCCTCTTGGACTTGACAAAAGAAAAAGTGACATCCTGGAGGAATCTGTAGATGTCGATTGCACTAAGCCATTAGTTAAACAACAGTCAGCCACATTTCCAAAGAACTCTGCTTTAAAACAAGATGTTAAACGAACATTTGCATCAAGCTCACAATCGAGTAATTTATCAAAATTTCATAAGCGGCCACATAGAATACAAAAAGCCCGGAAAAGTATTGCCCAGTCTGGTGTAAATGCATGCAATCAAAACAGCTCTCCTCATAAGAATGTTACGGTTAAAAGCAGCACTGACCAAAAGCCAAAGTATTTCCATcaagcagcaaaagaaaaatctaatgccagggcaaatagcagttatTTATATAGACACAAGTATGAAAACTACAGGATGATCAAAAAATCAGGTGATTCATACCCAGTTCCTTTCAAAAAAGAGGTTAATTCATTAAACTCTTTACATCTGTTTTCATCATCAAGTAATTCtcataataattttatttcagaccCTCATAACCCAGACACCAAAAGGCCAGATCACAAGCGTGTAGCCGTAAAAAGAGTAGTTAAGGCTTCCAAGAAGGAAAGTTCTGGTGGAGAAGACTTGGATAGCTATCCTGATTTTCTGCATAAAAtgactgttgttgttttgcaaaaGCTTAATTCTGCTGAGAAGAAGGACAGTTATGAAACAGAAGATGACAGCTCCTGGGACAATGTGGAGCTAGGTGATTACACGACACAGGCCATGGAAAGGGACGCCTACGGAGGCCTCAGTCAGGAGCATGTGAACTTGTTGCCCCTATTTAAAAGCAAGATGGAAAGCCAAGGTCCTGGAGACAGTGCTGCCCTTAGTTACAATCAGAACGATGGCTTTTATTTTGAGTACTATGAAGACGGTGGCACCAATAGCTTTTTACACGAGATACACGATCCTCAGCATTTGGAAAACGCAGAAACGCCTTTGTCAAAGCATAACTCTGTTTTTCATTGGACTGATTTGTCCCTTGAGAAGAAGTCTTGTCCTTATTGCCCAGCAACATTTGAAACAGGTGTTGGGCTGTCCAACCACGTCCGAGGACACCTTCATAGAGCGGGATTAAGCTATGAAGCCCGTCACGTTGTGTCACCAGAACAAATAGCCACAAGTGACAAAATGCAGCATTTCAAAAGGACTGGCGCAGCGACGCCTGTGAAGCGAGTTAGAAAAG CTGTAGAGAAGGCTGAGACTACTTCTGAACACACTTGTCAGCTCTGTGGTGGTTGGTTTGACACAAAGATTGGGTTATCAAATCATGTCAGAGGCCATCTGAAAAGACTTGGGAAAACTAAGTGGGATGCTCACAAATCTCCAATCTGTGTTCTGAATGAGATGATGCAGAATGAAGAGAAGTATGAAAAGATTTTAAAGGCACTGAACAGTCGTCGCATTATTCCCAGACCGTTTGTAGCTCAGAAACTCACATCAGGTGATGACTTCCTGTCTCAGAATGTTTTACCTCTTGATGAATACCGTAATGGCCTAAAGACAGAGGCTCTGTCAGTGTCTGCATCAGAGGAAGAAGGCCTGAGTTTCCTAAATGAATGTGACGAAACAAAACCTGAACTGCCCAGTGGAAAAAAGAACCAGTCTCTTACACTGATAGAACTTCTTAGAAACAAAAGAATGGGTGAAGAAAGGAATTCTGCTCTTTCTCCTCAGAAGATCCATAACCAGACAGCAAGAAAGAGATTTGTCCAGAAATGTGTTCTTCCATTACATGAAGACAGTCCCTTGATGTATCAACCACAAAAAATGGACTTGACTATGCACTCAG ctttagatTGTAAGCAAAAGAAATCAAGGTCAAGATCTGGAAGCAAGAAGAAAATGCTAACATTACCTCATGGTGCTGACGAGGTTTACATTCTCCGATGCAG GTTTTGTGGCCTTGTCTTTCGGGGACCACTGTCTGTTCAGGAAGACTGGATTAAGCATTTACAACGACACATTGTGAACGCTAATCTCCCACGGACTGGAGCCGGCATGGTGGAAGTCACGTCACTACTTAAAAAGCCTGCCTCAATTacagaaacttcattttctttactaaTGGCAGAAGCAGCTTCATAG
- the Znf644 gene encoding zinc finger protein 644 isoform X5, whose translation MKLFLHRDVNKPKFRLNVLNDLAINMDDLKINTDITGAKEELQDDSNFISEKDSGVHKPKDCQTSFQKNNSLTLSEELSEDKSEKALSGGQSTLFIPAGAPAVSSENFTLPTGAVVNGPVSRSSLTKTSNMNEGSVSLTTGQPVDQPATESCSTLKAAADLQLSAPQKASQHQVLFLLSDVAHTKNTAHSIKKLPTSALVGCDVPNSVGSSMKSESTLLNQVEVGEGNEDVLVKDDCVNTLAGISSGTDEFRPENDTNWDPQKEFIQFLMTNEETVDKPPVLPKVVGLEKKRKRKMDVSKITRYTEGCFSDSNRVSNKSKVIEVDFLGQNEEGQAIDSQKYTLSKVKPESADEDLESVDTFQHLVYNSDKCGEDDSPAQTRTFISNTLKKKCEESDCESSAPFSTEEPSFYPCTKCNVNFREKKHLHRHMMYHLDGNSHFRHLNVPRPYACRECGRTFRDRNSLLKHMIIHQERRQKLMEEIRELKELQDEGRSARLQCPQCVFGTNCPKTFVQHAKTHEKDKRYYCCEECNFMAVTENELECHRGIAHGAAVKCPIVSSDVTQRKTQKKTLMKDSVTGSSKKSATYLCKMCPFTTSARSILKKHMEYLHSPSCVDSLNPLGLDKRKSDILEESVDVDCTKPLVKQQSATFPKNSALKQDVKRTFASSSQSSNLSKFHKRPHRIQKARKSIAQSGVNACNQNSSPHKNVTVKSSTDQKPKYFHQAAKEKSNARANSSYLYRHKYENYRMIKKSGDSYPVPFKKEVNSLNSLHLFSSSSNSHNNFISDPHNPDTKRPDHKRVAVKRVVKASKKESSGGEDLDSYPDFLHKMTVVVLQKLNSAEKKDSYETEDDSSWDNVELGDYTTQAMERDAYGGLSQEHVNLLPLFKSKMESQGPGDSAALSYNQNDGFYFEYYEDGGTNSFLHEIHDPQHLENAETPLSKHNSVFHWTDLSLEKKSCPYCPATFETGVGLSNHVRGHLHRAGLSYEARHVVSPEQIATSDKMQHFKRTGAATPVKRVRKALDCKQKKSRSRSGSKKKMLTLPHGADEVYILRCRFCGLVFRGPLSVQEDWIKHLQRHIVNANLPRTGAGMVEVTSLLKKPASITETSFSLLMAEAAS comes from the exons aCTAAATGTGTTAAATGATCTTGCCATCAATATGGATGATTTGAAGATAAACACCGATATTACTGGTGCTAAAGAAGAACTCCAAGATGACAGCAATTTTATCTCAGAGAAAGACAGTGGAGTTCATAAACCAAAAGATTGTCAGACATCATTTCAGAAAAACAATTCATTGACTCTGTCTGAAGAATTGTCAGAGGATAAATCAGAAAAAGCCTTAAGTGGAGGCCAGTCTACTTTGTTTATACCTGCCGGCGCTCCTGCTGTTTCTAGTGAAAACTTTACCTTGCCTACAGGAGCTGTCGTTAATGGACCAGTTTCACGCTCCTCCTTAACAAAGACTTCCAATATGAATGAAGGTAGTGTTTCATTAACCACTGGACAGCCTGTGGATCAGCCAGCAACAGAATCTTGTTCAACGTTGAAGGCAGCAGCTGATCTTCAGCTGTCTGCACCACAAAAAGCAAGTCAACACCAAGTTCTGTTTTTGTTATCAGATGTAGCACATACTAAGAATACAGCCCATTCCATTAAAAAACTACCTACCTCTGCTTTAGTTGGTTGTGATGTTCCGAATTCAGTAGGGAGTAGTATGAAGTCAGAAAGCACTTTACTAAATCAAGTAGAGGTGGGTGAGGGTAATGAAGATGTATTGGTAAAAGATGATTGTGTCAATACATTAGCAGGAATTTCCTCAGGTACAGATGAATTTAGGCCAGAAAATGATACAAACTGGGATCCCCAAAAAGAGTTCATTCAGTTTCTTATGACTAATGAAGAAACGGTGGATAAACCTCCAGTTCTTCCTAAAGTAGTAGgtctagaaaaaaagagaaagcgaAAAATGGATGTAAGCAAAATAACTCGTTACACAGAGGGTTGTTTTAGTGATTCTAATCGTGTATCCAATAAATCAAAAGTGATAGAAGTCGACTTTCTGGGGCAGAATGAGGAGGGACaagcaatagattcacagaaATACACTTTGTCAAAAGTGAAACCGGAATCTGCTGACGAAGACTTGGAGTCTGTGGATACTTTCCAGCATCTGGTTTATAACTCCGATAAATGTGGAGAAGATGACTCACCTGCTCAGACTCGCACTTTCATTTCAaataccttaaaaaagaaatgtgaagagaGTGATTGTGAGTCCTCCGCTCCTTTCAGTACCGAAGAGCCGTCCTTCTACCCCTGCACGAAGTGCAACGTGAACTTCAGGGAGAAGAAGCACTTGCACAGGCACATGATGTACCACTTGGACGGGAACAGCCACTTCCGCCACCTTAACGTCCCCAGGCCGTATGCCTGCAGAGAGTGCGGACGGACATTCCGAGATCGCAATTCACTGCTGAAGCACATGATCATTCAccaagaaagaagacagaagctGATGGAAGAAATTCGTGAATTGAAAGAACTCCAAGATGAAGGAAGAAGTGCGCGATTACAATGCCCTCAGTGTGTGTTTGGTACCAATTGCCCTAAGACGTTTGTGCAACATGCTAAAACGCATGAGAAAGACAAAaggtactattgctgtgaagagtgtAACTTCATGGCAGTGACAGAAAATGAATTGGAATGCCACCGAGGCATTGCCCATGGAGCAGCAGTGAAATGTCCTATCGTCAGTTCCGATGTAACTCAgaggaaaacacaaaaaaagactTTGATGAAAGACTCTGTTACAGGATCGTCCAAAAAGTCAGCTACATACCTATGTAAAATGTGTCCCTTTACCACTTCAGCCAGAAGTATTTTGAAAAAGCACATGGAGTATTTGCATTCCCCATCATGTGTTGATTCATTGAATCCTCTTGGACTTGACAAAAGAAAAAGTGACATCCTGGAGGAATCTGTAGATGTCGATTGCACTAAGCCATTAGTTAAACAACAGTCAGCCACATTTCCAAAGAACTCTGCTTTAAAACAAGATGTTAAACGAACATTTGCATCAAGCTCACAATCGAGTAATTTATCAAAATTTCATAAGCGGCCACATAGAATACAAAAAGCCCGGAAAAGTATTGCCCAGTCTGGTGTAAATGCATGCAATCAAAACAGCTCTCCTCATAAGAATGTTACGGTTAAAAGCAGCACTGACCAAAAGCCAAAGTATTTCCATcaagcagcaaaagaaaaatctaatgccagggcaaatagcagttatTTATATAGACACAAGTATGAAAACTACAGGATGATCAAAAAATCAGGTGATTCATACCCAGTTCCTTTCAAAAAAGAGGTTAATTCATTAAACTCTTTACATCTGTTTTCATCATCAAGTAATTCtcataataattttatttcagaccCTCATAACCCAGACACCAAAAGGCCAGATCACAAGCGTGTAGCCGTAAAAAGAGTAGTTAAGGCTTCCAAGAAGGAAAGTTCTGGTGGAGAAGACTTGGATAGCTATCCTGATTTTCTGCATAAAAtgactgttgttgttttgcaaaaGCTTAATTCTGCTGAGAAGAAGGACAGTTATGAAACAGAAGATGACAGCTCCTGGGACAATGTGGAGCTAGGTGATTACACGACACAGGCCATGGAAAGGGACGCCTACGGAGGCCTCAGTCAGGAGCATGTGAACTTGTTGCCCCTATTTAAAAGCAAGATGGAAAGCCAAGGTCCTGGAGACAGTGCTGCCCTTAGTTACAATCAGAACGATGGCTTTTATTTTGAGTACTATGAAGACGGTGGCACCAATAGCTTTTTACACGAGATACACGATCCTCAGCATTTGGAAAACGCAGAAACGCCTTTGTCAAAGCATAACTCTGTTTTTCATTGGACTGATTTGTCCCTTGAGAAGAAGTCTTGTCCTTATTGCCCAGCAACATTTGAAACAGGTGTTGGGCTGTCCAACCACGTCCGAGGACACCTTCATAGAGCGGGATTAAGCTATGAAGCCCGTCACGTTGTGTCACCAGAACAAATAGCCACAAGTGACAAAATGCAGCATTTCAAAAGGACTGGCGCAGCGACGCCTGTGAAGCGAGTTAGAAAAG ctttagatTGTAAGCAAAAGAAATCAAGGTCAAGATCTGGAAGCAAGAAGAAAATGCTAACATTACCTCATGGTGCTGACGAGGTTTACATTCTCCGATGCAG GTTTTGTGGCCTTGTCTTTCGGGGACCACTGTCTGTTCAGGAAGACTGGATTAAGCATTTACAACGACACATTGTGAACGCTAATCTCCCACGGACTGGAGCCGGCATGGTGGAAGTCACGTCACTACTTAAAAAGCCTGCCTCAATTacagaaacttcattttctttactaaTGGCAGAAGCAGCTTCATAG